A window of the Mucilaginibacter sp. cycad4 genome harbors these coding sequences:
- a CDS encoding RNA polymerase sigma-70 factor, which yields MLSEVELIALIKAGDINAFDEFYKRNWRALYQTAYRSTGSSDDAKDLVQTVFINLWNCRYSLQPDRYNASYLFRSLKNSIINFHKKDSVRKKSMDNLLYVEYGDQYTHEDNLIAKELSVVIEGEIRELPKKMQEVFILSRQQNLSVNEISEALNIAPRTVKNQLSNALKILRTKLGIF from the coding sequence ATGCTTTCAGAAGTTGAATTAATCGCATTAATTAAAGCAGGGGACATAAACGCCTTCGATGAATTTTATAAGCGGAATTGGAGGGCTTTGTATCAAACGGCCTACCGTTCAACCGGCTCGTCGGATGATGCGAAGGACCTTGTACAAACCGTTTTTATTAATTTATGGAATTGCCGGTATAGCTTGCAGCCGGATAGGTATAATGCCTCTTATCTTTTCAGGAGTTTAAAAAACAGTATCATCAATTTCCACAAAAAGGATTCGGTCAGGAAAAAAAGTATGGACAACCTGTTATATGTGGAGTATGGTGACCAATACACCCATGAAGATAATTTAATAGCAAAAGAGCTTTCGGTTGTAATTGAAGGAGAGATCCGGGAATTGCCAAAAAAAATGCAAGAGGTCTTTATTTTATCGAGGCAGCAAAACTTATCCGTCAATGAAATTTCAGAGGCCCTCAATATTGCCCCCCGTACAGTTAAGAACCAGCTCTCAAACGCATTGAAAATACTGCGGACAAAGCTGGGGATATTTTGA
- a CDS encoding DUF4350 domain-containing protein, with amino-acid sequence MRTTKGYIILLLLNLLAAPMVIAQGKTVTLDYFFNNEYRKNSAGTLERYHYTWEDQRSSGYSIWGDVFKKNGAILKSLENAPNAPNLTGTDIYIIVDPDTKKETANPNYIAPRHIKAIADWVTLGGILVLMANDSANAELPHLNKLAEKFGIHFNDDLYKHVIGTRFEMGAITVPVNDPLFKTAKKIYLKDISTLKLSSPAVPLLTDSDRVIIATAKYGAGTVIAVGDPWLYNEYTNGRLPAAMGFDNDKAADDLSKWLLSRIPAKAKQ; translated from the coding sequence ATGAGAACGACTAAAGGTTACATTATACTATTGTTACTTAATTTACTGGCAGCCCCAATGGTAATAGCGCAGGGTAAGACCGTTACTTTAGATTATTTTTTCAATAATGAATACCGTAAAAATTCGGCAGGTACTTTGGAACGATATCATTATACCTGGGAAGACCAACGGAGCAGCGGCTATTCTATATGGGGTGATGTTTTTAAAAAGAATGGCGCCATTCTTAAAAGCCTTGAAAATGCACCGAATGCCCCAAATTTAACCGGAACAGATATTTATATCATAGTTGACCCTGATACCAAAAAGGAAACCGCTAATCCAAACTACATTGCCCCCAGGCATATTAAAGCTATTGCCGACTGGGTTACGCTCGGAGGAATACTGGTATTAATGGCAAACGACAGTGCGAATGCCGAATTACCCCACCTCAACAAACTGGCCGAAAAGTTTGGGATCCATTTCAACGATGATTTGTACAAGCATGTAATTGGTACCCGGTTTGAAATGGGAGCGATAACCGTTCCTGTAAATGATCCCTTATTTAAAACGGCAAAAAAGATCTATCTGAAAGATATCTCCACGCTTAAATTATCGTCTCCGGCAGTGCCGCTGTTGACTGATAGTGACCGGGTAATTATTGCCACAGCCAAATATGGGGCCGGAACGGTGATTGCGGTCGGCGATCCTTGGTTATATAATGAATATACCAACGGGCGGCTCCCAGCGGCTATGGGTTTTGATAATGATAAAGCAGCCGATGATTTAAGCAAATGGCTGTTATCCAGGATTCCTGCAAAAGCTAAACAATAG
- a CDS encoding FecR domain-containing protein, giving the protein MIKWRKPGRGPHPGDDHLEDEKAMQAIEKEMLYQIHKEIYGRWHFIKISAAKYAVAASLVLMCSAVLFYFKLSVKDKAAMIAVTAKKGNLKTITLPDGSTVWLNSGSTIKFPERFGKSREIQLVNGEAYFDVKHDSTSPFIVHYGRLHAQVLGTAFNVKFYKNISDVRLTVTRGRVAVGNSAENFGVLTPDKEIIYDQEKATHHIRTIDAEKVAAWKSSEVNLYNVSFDELVMRLENTYDIHVNYNHKKIDHLTTTIHFSNNNTLPYVLEIIKTIHHLNYVLKGKEVYLAKNENS; this is encoded by the coding sequence ATGATAAAATGGCGCAAGCCCGGCCGCGGCCCTCATCCCGGAGATGACCATCTTGAGGATGAAAAAGCTATGCAGGCTATAGAGAAGGAAATGCTTTATCAGATTCATAAAGAAATTTATGGCAGATGGCATTTTATAAAAATATCAGCAGCCAAATATGCCGTTGCCGCTTCACTGGTATTGATGTGCAGCGCGGTGCTTTTTTACTTCAAATTGTCGGTTAAAGATAAAGCCGCCATGATTGCCGTAACTGCAAAAAAAGGCAATCTCAAAACAATAACCCTTCCCGACGGATCAACCGTATGGTTAAACTCAGGATCAACAATTAAGTTTCCCGAACGCTTTGGAAAAAGCAGGGAGATACAATTGGTTAATGGTGAAGCTTACTTCGATGTAAAGCATGATAGCACCTCGCCTTTTATAGTTCATTATGGCCGTTTACATGCACAGGTATTAGGCACAGCTTTTAACGTAAAATTTTATAAGAACATCAGCGATGTAAGGTTAACAGTTACCAGGGGGCGCGTTGCTGTTGGTAATAGTGCCGAAAATTTCGGGGTGCTTACGCCGGATAAAGAGATTATTTACGACCAGGAAAAGGCTACTCATCATATCAGGACAATTGATGCCGAAAAGGTAGCAGCATGGAAATCAAGCGAAGTTAATTTATATAATGTTTCATTTGATGAGTTGGTGATGAGGCTTGAAAATACCTATGATATTCATGTGAACTATAACCATAAAAAGATTGATCATTTAACAACAACTATTCATTTTTCAAATAATAATACGCTGCCGTATGTGCTGGAAATCATTAAAACCATCCATCATTTAAATTATGTTTTGAAAGGAAAGGAGGTTTACCTGGCGAAAAACGAAAACAGTTAA
- a CDS encoding alpha-galactosidase: MNKFIRVVSLALFCCSAIADAQTGKSILITTNNVSMVLTIGANNRIYQSYLGKRFLNNEETGLIPNGKHEAYITGGMEDLLQPAIRLIHSDHNPSLELKYVNHTTKSLDDDVNETTVQLQDPKYPVQVILHYQAFNREDIIKTWTEIKNNEKGTITLEDYASCMLHLEARDYWLTQFHGDWASEMKMQESKLTSGVKEIDSKLGTRADMYQTPVFFLALNKPADETTGELVAGTLAWTGNFKFHFEIDERNALRIIPGINSYASAYELKKGETFTTPAFIFTYSVNGKGQASRNLHKWARNYGVLDGNKPRLTLLNNWEATHVNFDEKELVNLFDDAKKLGTDLFLLDDGWFGNKYPRNNDKAGLGDWQENKSKLPNGIAYLVKQAKAKGLKFGIWLEPEMVNPKSELYEQHPDWILKLPNRDENYQRNQLVLDLTNPKVADYVYHLADDMLTKNPDLAYIKWDCNRNMTNAWSPYLKDKQSALYVDYTLSLYKILDRLRQKYPHLPIMLCAGGGGRTDYGALKYFTEFWPSDDTDPLERVYIQWGYSNFFPSLTISSHITSWGKQSIKFKTDVAMMGKLGYDIKVGKMTDDELQFSQQAIKNYNRLSSIIWFGDLYRIISPYEENRMVAMYVNDEKTKAVLFNYNLNTRYKEVFNRVRLQGLDSRKLYRVEEINLMPGAKSNLAESGGTFSGDYLMTMGLNLTHGKLMPLSSMTIEINVSN, encoded by the coding sequence ATGAATAAATTTATACGGGTTGTTTCCCTGGCCCTTTTTTGCTGTTCGGCTATTGCGGATGCGCAAACGGGGAAATCAATATTGATAACTACAAATAATGTAAGCATGGTGCTTACGATTGGCGCAAATAACAGGATATACCAATCATATCTGGGTAAGCGCTTTTTAAATAACGAAGAAACCGGGCTGATCCCTAATGGCAAACATGAAGCATATATTACCGGCGGGATGGAAGATTTGCTGCAGCCTGCCATCCGTTTGATCCATAGTGATCATAATCCTTCGCTTGAGTTGAAATATGTTAACCATACTACAAAAAGCCTTGACGATGACGTTAATGAAACAACCGTTCAATTGCAGGACCCCAAATATCCTGTACAGGTGATATTACATTACCAGGCTTTTAACAGGGAGGATATTATAAAGACATGGACAGAAATTAAAAACAATGAAAAAGGAACGATAACCCTTGAAGATTATGCCTCCTGCATGCTTCACCTGGAGGCGAGGGATTATTGGCTTACCCAGTTTCATGGTGACTGGGCCTCCGAAATGAAAATGCAGGAAAGTAAACTTACCAGCGGCGTAAAGGAAATTGACAGTAAACTGGGTACAAGGGCAGATATGTATCAAACACCGGTGTTTTTTCTGGCACTAAATAAACCGGCAGACGAAACGACCGGTGAACTGGTAGCCGGAACACTGGCATGGACAGGCAACTTTAAGTTCCATTTTGAAATTGATGAGCGCAACGCCTTAAGAATCATACCGGGTATTAACTCTTATGCGTCGGCATATGAGTTAAAAAAGGGAGAAACTTTTACTACACCTGCCTTTATTTTTACTTATTCGGTTAACGGAAAGGGTCAGGCCAGTCGTAATTTGCATAAATGGGCCCGCAATTACGGGGTTCTTGACGGTAATAAGCCGCGCCTTACTTTGCTCAATAACTGGGAGGCTACACATGTTAATTTCGATGAAAAAGAATTGGTTAATTTATTTGACGATGCCAAAAAACTGGGTACCGATCTGTTTTTATTAGATGACGGATGGTTCGGAAATAAATATCCCCGTAATAATGATAAAGCAGGTTTGGGCGACTGGCAGGAGAATAAATCAAAATTACCCAATGGCATTGCTTACCTGGTAAAGCAAGCTAAGGCTAAGGGCCTGAAATTTGGAATCTGGCTTGAACCAGAAATGGTAAACCCTAAAAGCGAACTATATGAGCAACATCCCGATTGGATACTGAAATTACCCAACCGCGACGAAAATTATCAGCGCAATCAATTGGTGCTTGATCTTACCAACCCTAAAGTGGCCGATTATGTGTACCATCTTGCAGATGATATGCTAACTAAAAACCCTGATCTGGCTTATATAAAATGGGATTGTAACCGCAACATGACCAATGCATGGTCGCCATATTTAAAGGACAAGCAATCTGCTTTGTATGTTGATTATACTTTAAGCCTGTATAAGATCCTGGATCGGTTACGTCAAAAATACCCCCATCTGCCAATTATGTTATGTGCCGGCGGCGGCGGGCGTACCGATTACGGAGCCTTAAAATATTTTACAGAGTTTTGGCCCAGCGACGATACTGATCCATTAGAACGTGTGTATATACAATGGGGATACAGTAACTTTTTCCCTTCATTAACCATATCAAGCCATATCACTTCATGGGGTAAACAATCCATAAAATTTAAAACAGATGTTGCCATGATGGGTAAGCTGGGATACGATATCAAGGTTGGCAAAATGACGGATGATGAGCTGCAGTTTAGCCAACAGGCAATTAAAAACTATAACCGCCTGAGCAGTATCATTTGGTTCGGTGATCTGTACCGTATCATTTCGCCATACGAGGAGAACCGCATGGTGGCGATGTATGTAAATGATGAAAAAACAAAAGCGGTACTGTTTAACTATAACCTGAACACGCGTTATAAGGAAGTGTTTAACCGGGTACGTTTACAAGGACTTGACAGCCGCAAATTATACAGGGTAGAAGAGATCAACCTGATGCCGGGCGCCAAATCAAACCTTGCAGAAAGCGGTGGTACGTTTAGCGGGGATTACCTGATGACCATGGGACTTAATTTAACTCATGGAAAATTAATGCCCTTGAGCAGTATGACCATAGAAATAAACGTTTCAAATTAG